AAACTGGGTACGGTTATCAAACCAGCCCCGGTACTCCATGAATTCAGACAGGCCCCCCTCGGTTGCCTTGACCTTCTCCTGCGCCGAAAAGCTCCAGAACATGCTGTAGGGAAAATCGGTCTGGCATTCCCGGTCAGTTATCTCCGGGTCGGGACAGGGCCTGAACAGATCGTTGGGCGAGACCCACAACTCCAGAAAATAAAGCGCTTCCTTCGGGTTGCCCGGTGTTGCATACTCAGGCGGCAGCCCCAGCAGCTGTGCAATCCGCAGCGCAGAAGGTGCCGTCCCGCCAAAGTAGTTTTTCAGTTCAGGGGCCACCGTCACCCAGGTATCCCAGCGGTAGGTGGGACACTCCTTGCCCTCCTTGCAGGTATCGCCGGCAGAGCAGCCTCCGGGCGGACATTTGTAGTAGGCGCCGGCACTCCCCATCCAGGTCGTCACCAGGATCCGGCTTCCCACCACGCCGTTTTCCCAGATCAGTTGCGGGTTATCATTGGTGATCGGCGTCAAGCCCTGATAGATCTTGGCAGGGGTTACCAGACTGGAATCCAGAACCGCCTGCACGTAAGCAGACTGGGGGTCCGGGTTTGTCTGCGCCGTATCATTTCCGCAGGCGGCAACCAGAAGCGACAGGGCAACCAGCAGGAGCTGCACCACCACCAGACTCTTTTTCCGCAACATGTTCATACCCATGGCAGTCTCCAGGGCCTGCATCCGGCCCGGATAGCAGTACAGGCCCCCCTGTCCTTTGGCCGGATGGTATCAGACCGGCAGCTCAGTAACGCACGCGCCTACTCTTCAACGCAGCTCTTCAATCCGCCGTTTTCAAAGAAGGCAATCGGCTGTCCCTGCATGCATTTTTTAGCTCCGACAACCGCCGGCTTGGTCAGGGTACAGGACTGCAGCTTACCGGAGGGATACAACACCAGTGTGGCAAGGTCACCGCAGGTGACACCGCCGATGGCCAGATCCTCGTATAGTACACAGGAACGCAGTGACCCGTTTTTAAAGAAGCTGATCTTGCTGTAGGCGTTACACTTCAGACTGCCCTGCTCATAGACCTTTTTCAGGTCGCATGACTGCAGTGTGCCGTTGGCATGGAAGGCACTATCGGCATCGGGATTACAGATGGACGGATCTGCCGCATAGACGCTCCCGGCCAGCAGTGACAGACACACCATCAGGTTCAATGTCGGTATCTTCATGGTCAGTCTCCTTGTGTTCATAGGTTTGGGGTTTGCAATACAGGCACGATCCGGCTCACTGAGTACCCGCTACTGGCCGACAATCCGGATCGCGTGATCGGCGCGGGTTGCATACCATGAATCGGAACGGAACGGCCGCAGGTGAATACCATCCGGGATCAATGCACCATTTTCATCCCGCACATCAGCGCCATGGCTGTCCAGAATCAGCGGCCGGCCACCCGGCATCCCCCACTGACCGATCCAGATCACCACATGGGAAACCGTCTCACTGCTGCGCGGCCGGATAAAGAGCAGATCTCCCGGCTTCAGTACCCTGGCCCACGCCTCAACCGAATCCTGACGGGGGATCAGCCTGACCGGCAGTTCCTGTTCAGTTCCGTTGACCGTCACCGTTTCAATGGCGGCCTGTTTGTGAATATCCGAGCTGAAACGTATTCCCAGCCCCTGATTATAGACAAACGAGGTAAAATTACTGCAATCTACCCCCCTGCCGTCATGGCGGGTACCGCCCGGTTTGGGATTGTACCAGCCCGGCGGCGGATCCCAGTCCGGAATATAGTGATGGCGGTAGTGGTAGCCGATGAAACGGAGGGCCGTTGCAATAATCCGGGCCCGTTTCCAGTCGTCACTCTTCCCTTCGGCAAGTTTGGGCGGTTTGTACTTGTGCGGTAACGGTCCCCAGGGGCCGACCCAGGGATGGCTGTGGCTGTACCATTCCGATTCAGGCAGCTTGGCTTCACGGGCGGCCTCCCCCCGTTTTCCCTCCAGCAGATCAGGGATCAGCTCAGGTATCGGCCAGGGCAGTTTTACCCCGTAGGGAGACTGATAATCGGCCCCGCCGTTATCAGCGGCAAACCCGACCGGCACGATGACCAGCAGCAGTACGAGCAACAGGCTTGAAACAAGACCTCCCATGCCACCACCCCTTAATTCTGTTCTATGGCCAGATAGCTGTAAAATGAGACGAATTCGTCAAAGCTCAGGGCAAAGATCCCCTTTTTACGGGCATAGCCGTTTTCCGGTCCGGACGGACCGCGGGGAGTAAAGTCGGTTCCCCACGGATTCCAGATAGTGACGGCATCCGTTTCCGGATCAAACCCCATAATGGCATAGACATGGTCATAGGCCAGTTTTGCCGGGGGGCGATGCAGCAGCAGCGAGGTTGCCAGTGACTTGCGCTCCTGCATCCTGATCAGCGCCCTGCGCACCTGATCCCGCTGCACTCGCGCGCCGAGGTGATACATCTTCACCTCGCGGCCGGTCCAGCGTTTGACAACACTGCCGATCGGTATGCCGGCCGTGTCAATCGCCACGGTCGGATCAGGGATTGCAGCGGACTTGCTGTAGGAGCGGGCCTGAATGGTACCGGTGGCCTTCTCCAGCACGGACATCCAGAGTCCGTCCTGCAGGGTGGAGTCGGAATCATTGATTGCCAGTTCCGCATCGGTGGGAGCCGTTACCGTGGCCTGATCGCCATTGGCAAAACGAACACGAAAACGCCCGTCATCCAGCCGGGTAATGGCGTTCATCACCTCGGCAGGCCGGTTCCTGGCCATCCAGCCTGAAGCGGAGAAAAAATAGCAATCCCCCACCGGCCCCTGCTGCAACAGCTCAAAGGTCGGTTGCCCGTTGGCAAACAGCACCCGCTTGGCCTGCCGCAGCTTCAGCACATTGCGGTAGTAGCGCTCAATAATCTTCGGGTCGTTAATGGCAGCGGCACCGGCCAGATCAACCGGCGGGTTTTTCTTCAGATAGATCTCCAGCGCCACCAGTGCTGCAGCATCCTCCCCCCGGTAGGCAGGGCTGGCCATCTGTGCGATCAGGTCCAGCTTGCTCACCGTCTGATTATCCTGCGACCAGTTTTTCCAGTTACGCTGGACAACAGCGGCAAACGGGACAATCCCTTTCAGCTGCTCTGCCGTCAACGGGATAACGGCAAGGTCATTGGCCCGGCTGGTAACCGGCAACGACAACGCACCGGCGAGGACCGACAGAAATACAACAGACACCAGACCCCGTCCCATAACCTGCTCCTTTCAGATCCGTGACAGGCACAAGCGACACCGGATCATTCGCTGATAAAAAACCGCTTGAATCACCGTTGGCGGCAGGACTGGCCAGCTACCTTCTGACCACATTCGGCTGATTCTTGATTCCGGTATAAAAGACCACCAGCCGGACCGGCTCGGTCCCCCTGTTGCTGCCGTTGTGAAAGGCATCCACCACCTCGATAATGGCATCACCGGCTTTGTAGGCAATGCGCTGGCCACCTTCCAGCTCAACCTCGATCACGCCGGCCAGCACATAGGCATAGACCGGTATGGCATGTTTGTGCCAGCCGGTTTCAGCACCGGGGGCCAGATCAACAGTCATGGCCGTCACCTCGGCCCGGTCAGTAACGGGATAGGCAATCTTCTGGCCGTTGGCGGTCAGCGTGGTCTGCTTCAACAGCTTTGAGGTTACGCCGCCTTTATACCCTGCCGCCGGAGCCGGTCCCCCTTCAAACAGCAGCTTTTCACCGACAAAGTAGCGCCCGATCCCCTGATGTTCCCAGAAGGTGCGGGTGCCGTCACTGTAGCGGGCACCCGAGCCGGACACGGCAACGGGCAGCACCACCCTGCTGCCGTCAGCCAGCCCGACCGTGACATTTTTACGCACAAGATCAAAACAGGCCTGTAACTGCTCACCGCCGGCTGCAGCATAGGTTGCGGACACCTGCTGCGCCCCGCTGCACGGCAATGTGGCGGCAGACAGCGGCAACGCACACAACAACAGTATTCCTGCAATAGCCAGACGAACCATGGTCTCTCCCTTCATCCTGTCAGACTCCGATATCCTCGTTCCACAGCTCCGGTTTTTCCGCAATAAACTGTTCCATCAACCGGATGCAGCGTTCATCCTGCAGCACCTCCAGCTGTACCCCCCGTGAGCGTAGCAGCTCCTCTTCTCCCAGGAAGGTACGGTTCTCGCCAATCACCACCCTGGGGATGCCGTACAGCAGGATGGCGCCACTGCACATCGGGCAGGGAGAGAGGGTGGTATAGAGCACCGCTTCCCGGTAGACCGAGGCCGGTTGACGTCCGGCACGTTCCAGGGCATCCATCTCACCGTGCAGAATGGCGCTCCCCTGCTGTACCCGCCGGTTATGGCCACGGCCGATAATCCGGTTATTATGGACAATCACCGAGCCGATCGGGATGCCGCCTTCTGCCAGCCCGGCCTCTGCCTCTTCAATGGCTGCCTGCATGAAACTATCCATAGTCCCCCCTTTTCAGGACCTCAGCCCGGATCAGTTCAGGCTGGTTTCAGAAAATCAACCACAGCGCGGACAAACAGCTCCGGCTGTTCCGTCTGGAGCGAATGCGGCGCACCCTGCAGAACCGTCAGCACGGCATCGGGTAACTGCCGGACCAGGTCGTTTGACTGTTCAAGCGGCATCAATCGATCCAGCTCACCTGCCAGCACGCAGGTCGGCACGTTCAGCTGTCCGAGCCATCCCCGTGCATCAAATGCCGCGATTGCCCGGATCTGCTGCCTGAATGCCGCTGCCGACTGGGGCCAGGGATAGTTGAGCAGGTACTCCAGCGTCAGTTGCAGCAACCGTTGATCCTCAAAAAAACGTTCCGTGAAGATCCAGTACAGGAGGCTGCGAAACCAGACGGCACGGTCGCAACCGGCGTCATACAGGTCAGCCCAGTCCTGAAACAGCAGATTGTTGCGAACCGGATTTCTTGCAGCCGTGGCAGCCAGCAGCAGCCGTTCAACCAGCTCCGGATGGCGACGGGCACACTCCAGTGCCACCATCCCTCCCATGGAATGTCCCAGCAGGCTGACCCGCGTCAATCTCAGGTAACGGATCAGGGCAGCACAGTCATCGGCCATCAGGCTGATGCTGATCGCGCAATCCTGGCTTGAACGGCCGACGCCCCGGTTATCCAGCAGGATCAGGGTAAACCGTTCCGCCAGGCCGGGCAGCACCGCCGGCCAGCTCCGGGAATCAGAGGCCAGCCCGGCAAGCAGCAGCAAGGGTGGCCCGCTGCCGTGCTGTTCAAAATACAGCTGTATCCCGTCATGATCCAAAAACGGCATAGCACCCTTTCTGCCACAGCTTCAGACAGCCGCAGCCATACGTGTGCAAGCAAGTGTCAGAGCATCCCCACCACGGCGCCGGTCATCAATGATGCCAGTACACCGGCCAGCAATGCCTTGAGCCCCAGGCCAACGATCTCATTGCGGCGCTCCGGGCAGAGCGTGCCCAGTCCGCCGATCAGGATCCCCAGGCTGCCGAGATTGGCAAAGCTGCACATGGCATAGGTCATGATGAGCCTGCTTTTGGGACTGAGCGCTGCCTCCGGCAGGCCGGAAAACTGGATATAGGCCAGAAACTCGTTCAGCACGATCTTGATCCCCATCAGCGACCCGGCGGTGACCGCCTCCTGCCAGGGCACCCCGATCAACCAGACCACCGGGGCCAGCAGCAGTCCCAGCATCCGTTCCAGGGTCAGCGGGGCACCGGCAATATCGGGCAGCTCTCCCAGCCCGATATTGGCCAGCTTCACCAGGGCAACAAACACAATCAGGAGCGCCACAATATTAACCAGGATCTTCAGGCCGTCCCAGGTCCCCTTGGTCAGCGCATCCATGGCGCTTGAGGCATCATAGGAGGAGATTTCTCCCCCCAGGGTCTGCTCTTCGGTCTCGGGTACGATGATGGAGGCAACAACCAGTGCGGCAGGAGCATGGATAATGGAGGCGGTCAGGATATGTCCCAGTGCATCAGGGATGACCTTCTGCAACACCGTGGCGTACAGCACCAGCATGGTACCGGCAATGCAGGACAGCCCGGTGGCCATCATGGCAAACAGCTCACTGCGGGTCATACGGACCAGATAGGGCCGGATCAACAGCGGTGCCTCGATCATTCCGAGAAAGATGCAGCCGGAGGCCACCACCCCCAGCGCGCCACCGATCCCCATGGTCGTGCGCAGCAGCCATGAAAAGGCCTGTACCACCTTGGGCAGGATACGCCAGTAGTAGAACAACGCGGTCAGGGCACCGATCACCAGCACCATCGGCAGGGCCTGAAAGGCAAGGGAAAAAGAGCCGCCCGGCGCTGTCTCGACAAACGGCAGCGGCCCGCCCCCCAGGTAACCGAAGACAAAGGAGGTGCCGGCCCGTGTGGCTGTTTCCAGAGCGCCGACCATGGCGTTTAACCCCAGAAACAGCTGGCGGAACGGCGCGGCCTTCAGCATCAGCAGGGCAATGACAATTTGAAGAGAGACTCCGGCTACGATCAGCCGCCAGTGGATCACGCGCCGGTTTTCACTCACCAGCCAGGCAACCCCCAACAGGACAACCATTCCGACAACAGCATGCAGCATCAAACAACTCCTTTTCCAGTATCAGCAGAGGTCTGCCCGGTAGCCGGCAGTTTCCCTCTGCATCCGGCACAACCCGGTGCTGTCTGTAACCATAGCAGACAAATGATGTCAGGCAACCGCTTGCGTCAAAAATATTCGGCGTTATACTCAAGCCAGCTCAGGGTAGCACCGGGCTGGACCAGCCGGCCGGGACAAACCGGCACCGGCTTTCGAGGAGGGATCTATGACCGTTCTGAAAATGCTTATCAGGATTGTACCGGCAGCCGTAGCCCTGTTAGCCCTGGCAGGCTGTGCAACCACCAAGATTTCCTCCAGCTGGAAAGACCCGGCCTACCATGGCCATCCCAACAGGATCATGGTCATCGGAATGACCAAACAGGTCACCAACAGAAGGGTGTTTGAGGATGAATTCGTCCGGTTGATCAAGGCCGCTGGAACTGACGCGATTGCCAGCTACACGGTACTCTCCGGCAAACTGGATACTGATCACACAGGCATAACCGCAGCAATGAAGCGCCAGGGGGCTGACGCGGTCCTGATCACCCGCCTGCTGGAGATCAAGACTGAAAACATCTATGTGCCCGGCACCGTGGATGCCTTGCCGATGCGCTACGAGAGCTGGTCCTATCACTACCGCTTTGGCTATGACATGATGTACTCTCCCGGCTATATGGCGGAGGAGCGGTATGCCGTGGTTGAAACCAGCCTGTACGACACAACCGATGACAGGTTGCTCTGGTCTGCCAAATCCAGAACAGAGCTTAAGGGCGCTGACCACCAGCAGATCAAGTCTATTGTCAAGGCACTGGTCAGCAGTATGACCGAGGAACAGATCCTGAAACCGCTCCAATGAAAACCGGGCAGGCAACCGGACAGGTGAGAAGCCGTCCCGCTATCCCCGGGCTGTGGCCGGCAGCCAGGCGGTGTTGACCACGTTGATCGGTTTCCCCTGCAGATACCCGGCCAGATTTGCCGCTACAATGGCGGTCAGTCGCTGCCGGGCCGCCAGTGAGGCCCAGGCGATGTGGGGGGTAAAGATACAGTTGGGGGCTTGCAGCAACGGGTTTTCCGGCAGCATCGGCTCCACCGACACCACATCCAGACCCGCCCCGGCAATCACACCATCCCGCAGTGCTGCTGCCAGGTCAGACTCATTCACCAGCCCTCCCCTGGCCACATTGATCAGGAAGGCGCTCCGCTTCATCCGCTCCAGTAGGACTGCATTGACAAAGCCGCCATTCTCAGTGGTCTGGGGACAGTTAAGTGAGACCACATCCGCCTGGCCGAACAGCTCGTCAAGAGAGACAAACCGCACCAGAGGAAACTCCGTTGCTGCAGGAGGGCGGGGGGTATAGGCGACAACCTGCATCCCGAAGGCGCTCCCGATCCGGGCCACGGCCCGGCCAATGGCGCCGAATCCGACAATGCCGAGGGTCAGGCCGGCCAGTTCCACAATCGGCCTCTTCCAGAAGGAGTGGTCCGGGGAGCGAACCCACTCGCCCTGTTTGACCGCCTGATCATGCAGACCGGCATGGGTGGTCAGCTCCAGCAGCAGGGCAAAGGTGGTCTGGGCCACAGAATCGGTGGAATAGGCCGGTACGTTGGAAACCGTGATCCCCAGCCGTCCGGCTGCCTCAACATCCACATTATTGTAACCGGTGGCCAGCAGCGAAATAAACCGCAGACCGGGCAGTTGCTGCAGGATAGCGGCAGTCAGCTTGACCTTGCTGGTCAGGATCACCTCGGCTCCGGCAGCTCTTTCCAGCACCAGTTCTGCAGGGGTGCGGTCATAGATGCTGCAGCGGCCCAGGGCAGTAACCGCATCCCAGGGATTGTCACCCGGATTGATGGTATAGCCGTCCAGAATAACGATTGCAGGTTCTTCAGACATCGTGTTCCTCCCGGTTCTCAACAGTGCAAGGCTGTTCAGAGTAGCACAGCGCTCTGATCCGTCAATAGCCTGCTTTGTATACGTAGATTAACGACAGCAAGGCAACTCATTAATTGACGGCACCAAAAAATATTTTTATATTTCAAAACATTCGCCCATGTCTGCGTTGCCCCGATCACCCGGAAAGGCCGTTCGCATGCAACAGCTTCCTGATATAGTTCTCAGCAGCAAGGTGCTGGCCTACCTGCTCCGGAAGCAGGCCAGCTGCCTGACACTGGAACTGAAACCGCTCATGAGCTGCTGTGTTCCCTACAGCC
Above is a window of Trichlorobacter lovleyi SZ DNA encoding:
- a CDS encoding NlpC/P60 family protein codes for the protein MGGLVSSLLLVLLLVIVPVGFAADNGGADYQSPYGVKLPWPIPELIPDLLEGKRGEAAREAKLPESEWYSHSHPWVGPWGPLPHKYKPPKLAEGKSDDWKRARIIATALRFIGYHYRHHYIPDWDPPPGWYNPKPGGTRHDGRGVDCSNFTSFVYNQGLGIRFSSDIHKQAAIETVTVNGTEQELPVRLIPRQDSVEAWARVLKPGDLLFIRPRSSETVSHVVIWIGQWGMPGGRPLILDSHGADVRDENGALIPDGIHLRPFRSDSWYATRADHAIRIVGQ
- a CDS encoding C2 family cysteine protease is translated as MGRGLVSVVFLSVLAGALSLPVTSRANDLAVIPLTAEQLKGIVPFAAVVQRNWKNWSQDNQTVSKLDLIAQMASPAYRGEDAAALVALEIYLKKNPPVDLAGAAAINDPKIIERYYRNVLKLRQAKRVLFANGQPTFELLQQGPVGDCYFFSASGWMARNRPAEVMNAITRLDDGRFRVRFANGDQATVTAPTDAELAINDSDSTLQDGLWMSVLEKATGTIQARSYSKSAAIPDPTVAIDTAGIPIGSVVKRWTGREVKMYHLGARVQRDQVRRALIRMQERKSLATSLLLHRPPAKLAYDHVYAIMGFDPETDAVTIWNPWGTDFTPRGPSGPENGYARKKGIFALSFDEFVSFYSYLAIEQN
- a CDS encoding cupin domain-containing protein encodes the protein MVRLAIAGILLLCALPLSAATLPCSGAQQVSATYAAAGGEQLQACFDLVRKNVTVGLADGSRVVLPVAVSGSGARYSDGTRTFWEHQGIGRYFVGEKLLFEGGPAPAAGYKGGVTSKLLKQTTLTANGQKIAYPVTDRAEVTAMTVDLAPGAETGWHKHAIPVYAYVLAGVIEVELEGGQRIAYKAGDAIIEVVDAFHNGSNRGTEPVRLVVFYTGIKNQPNVVRR
- a CDS encoding nucleoside deaminase — protein: MDSFMQAAIEEAEAGLAEGGIPIGSVIVHNNRIIGRGHNRRVQQGSAILHGEMDALERAGRQPASVYREAVLYTTLSPCPMCSGAILLYGIPRVVIGENRTFLGEEELLRSRGVQLEVLQDERCIRLMEQFIAEKPELWNEDIGV
- a CDS encoding alpha/beta fold hydrolase, encoding MPFLDHDGIQLYFEQHGSGPPLLLLAGLASDSRSWPAVLPGLAERFTLILLDNRGVGRSSQDCAISISLMADDCAALIRYLRLTRVSLLGHSMGGMVALECARRHPELVERLLLAATAARNPVRNNLLFQDWADLYDAGCDRAVWFRSLLYWIFTERFFEDQRLLQLTLEYLLNYPWPQSAAAFRQQIRAIAAFDARGWLGQLNVPTCVLAGELDRLMPLEQSNDLVRQLPDAVLTVLQGAPHSLQTEQPELFVRAVVDFLKPA
- a CDS encoding NupC/NupG family nucleoside CNT transporter; translation: MLHAVVGMVVLLGVAWLVSENRRVIHWRLIVAGVSLQIVIALLMLKAAPFRQLFLGLNAMVGALETATRAGTSFVFGYLGGGPLPFVETAPGGSFSLAFQALPMVLVIGALTALFYYWRILPKVVQAFSWLLRTTMGIGGALGVVASGCIFLGMIEAPLLIRPYLVRMTRSELFAMMATGLSCIAGTMLVLYATVLQKVIPDALGHILTASIIHAPAALVVASIIVPETEEQTLGGEISSYDASSAMDALTKGTWDGLKILVNIVALLIVFVALVKLANIGLGELPDIAGAPLTLERMLGLLLAPVVWLIGVPWQEAVTAGSLMGIKIVLNEFLAYIQFSGLPEAALSPKSRLIMTYAMCSFANLGSLGILIGGLGTLCPERRNEIVGLGLKALLAGVLASLMTGAVVGML
- a CDS encoding D-2-hydroxyacid dehydrogenase, encoding MSEEPAIVILDGYTINPGDNPWDAVTALGRCSIYDRTPAELVLERAAGAEVILTSKVKLTAAILQQLPGLRFISLLATGYNNVDVEAAGRLGITVSNVPAYSTDSVAQTTFALLLELTTHAGLHDQAVKQGEWVRSPDHSFWKRPIVELAGLTLGIVGFGAIGRAVARIGSAFGMQVVAYTPRPPAATEFPLVRFVSLDELFGQADVVSLNCPQTTENGGFVNAVLLERMKRSAFLINVARGGLVNESDLAAALRDGVIAGAGLDVVSVEPMLPENPLLQAPNCIFTPHIAWASLAARQRLTAIVAANLAGYLQGKPINVVNTAWLPATARG